The following DNA comes from Mycobacterium sp. MS1601.
ATTCACGGCGACGACGACCAGATCGTTCCGTTCGAGGTGGGCGGAAAGCGGTCGGCCGAGTTGGTCGCCGGCGCCACCCTGATCGTCTACGAGGGGTCCGGCCACGGACTGCCCGACACCGACCGCGACCGCCTGCACACCGACCTCCTCACCTTCATCAACCAGTGATTTCGGCGTGATTCCCGTCGCTGAGCGGTTGGAATCACGCCGAAATCCCAAGAAAGGAAGCCAGCATGACTGCCTGCGACACCATTGTCTTGATCCACGGCCTGTGGGTGACGCCCCGCAGCTGGGAGCACTGGGTGCCGTACTACGAGAGCAAGGGCTACCGAGTCCTGACACCGGCGTACCCCGGCTTCGACATCGAGGTGGAAGCGCTGCGCGACAACCCGGACGTCATCGCGAACCTGACCGTCCCAGAAACCGTCGACCATTTGGCCTCCGTCGTCGAATCGGTGGAGGTGCCACCGATCATCATGGGGCACAGCTTCGGTGGGATCATGACCCAGCTGCTCCTGGCCCGGGGGTTGGGCGCGGCCGGTGTGGTCTTCGATTCCGCACCCACCGAAGGTGTTCGTGTCAGCCCGCTGTCTCAGGTGAAATCACTGTTCCCGGCGTTGAAGAACCCGGCGAACTACCACCGGGCTGTCGGGTTCACCCCCGAGGAGTTCCACTACGCATTCACCAACACCCTGGAGCGCGACGAGTCCGACAAGGTGTGGGAGCGCTATGCCATCGCCGCCCCTGG
Coding sequences within:
- a CDS encoding alpha/beta hydrolase; amino-acid sequence: MTACDTIVLIHGLWVTPRSWEHWVPYYESKGYRVLTPAYPGFDIEVEALRDNPDVIANLTVPETVDHLASVVESVEVPPIIMGHSFGGIMTQLLLARGLGAAGVVFDSAPTEGVRVSPLSQVKSLFPALKNPANYHRAVGFTPEEFHYAFTNTLERDESDKVWERYAIAAPGSWVWAYGLLANYKPGHQETWVDYKADRAPLLFIGGEKDHIMPPAVNKSNAKHYASSPAVTEYFEFEGRDHWTCGAPGWEAVADHALDWALAYADTAPRGKHV